A section of the Deinococcus taeanensis genome encodes:
- the lysW gene encoding lysine biosynthesis protein LysW — MPTVQFENPDTGATIELTNPELGELVIDDETGVEYEVVSIDPPRLEAAPQEAEDWGE; from the coding sequence ATGCCTACCGTTCAATTTGAAAACCCTGATACCGGAGCGACCATCGAGCTGACCAACCCCGAACTCGGCGAACTCGTCATTGACGACGAAACCGGCGTGGAATACGAGGTCGTGTCCATCGACCCCCCCCGCCTCGAGGCAGCCCCGCAGGAAGCGGAGGACTGGGGCGAGTAA
- a CDS encoding homoaconitate hydratase (catalyzes the formation of homoisocitrate from cis-homoaconitate): protein MPRIWKFGDSVNTDDILPGKFAPFMAGEDVFQTFAFHYIRPEFAAAVAPGDVLIGGRNWGLGSSREYAPQALKKLRIGAIVAPSFARIHYRNLLNLGIPAFEYDLTGLLQDGDEVSLDVNTGVLTYGGGTVQLPPPPEFLREALAEGSILAFFKKYGRFPGESA from the coding sequence ATGCCCAGAATCTGGAAATTTGGTGACAGCGTCAACACGGACGACATCCTGCCAGGCAAGTTTGCGCCGTTTATGGCGGGAGAGGACGTCTTTCAGACCTTCGCGTTTCATTACATCCGCCCGGAGTTTGCCGCGGCCGTGGCGCCGGGGGACGTGCTGATCGGAGGGCGCAACTGGGGGCTGGGCAGCAGCCGCGAGTACGCGCCGCAGGCCCTGAAGAAACTGAGGATCGGCGCGATTGTGGCGCCCTCCTTCGCGCGCATTCACTACCGGAACCTCCTGAATCTGGGCATTCCTGCCTTTGAGTACGACCTGACCGGGCTCCTTCAGGACGGGGATGAAGTGTCACTGGACGTGAACACGGGCGTGCTGACGTACGGGGGCGGTACGGTGCAACTGCCGCCCCCACCGGAGTTCCTGCGGGAAGCGCTGGCAGAGGGAAGCATTCTGGCGTTCTTCAAGAAGTACGGGCGGTTCCCGGGAGAGAGTGCCTAA
- a CDS encoding homoaconitate hydratase family protein: MKGMTAASPRPQTMAEKILTHRGTQTVYAGDLAVVEVDQVMVVDSIAQSFIERMQRDLNATPKYPERVSIVIDHVAPASTVSVAQAQKEAREYAARTGVRLFDVGRGICHQVLMEEGLARPGWIVLGSDSHSTTYGAVAAFGSGMGATDIALAAASGKTWLKVPDSVKVTFTGELRSGVSAKDVALEMIRRLGADGATYQSIEMHAGDRFTRGERMTLANLCVEAGAKAGLVVPGGEILTAYGYDVPAWVYPDEGATYVQAIEIDLTALNPRMSAPSEVDNVHDVADLREQLRDTPVDQVFIGTCTNGRIEDLHEAANVLRGHRVAPGTRLLVIPASSEVMEQAMADGTLLILQRAGAVLGTPGCGPCMGRHQGVLAPGEVCVSTSNRNFIGRMGDKDARIYLASPAVAAATAVMGRVSLPADVAAL; encoded by the coding sequence ATGAAGGGTATGACAGCAGCTTCTCCCCGCCCCCAGACCATGGCGGAAAAAATACTGACCCACCGCGGAACCCAGACGGTATACGCAGGCGACCTCGCCGTGGTCGAGGTCGACCAGGTCATGGTGGTCGACTCCATCGCCCAGAGCTTCATCGAACGCATGCAGCGGGACCTGAACGCCACCCCCAAATACCCCGAGCGCGTCAGTATTGTCATTGACCACGTGGCGCCCGCCAGCACCGTCAGTGTCGCCCAGGCCCAGAAGGAAGCCCGCGAGTACGCGGCCCGGACCGGCGTGCGGCTGTTCGACGTGGGCCGCGGCATCTGCCATCAGGTGCTGATGGAAGAAGGCCTCGCCCGCCCCGGCTGGATCGTGCTGGGCAGCGACAGTCACTCCACCACCTACGGCGCGGTGGCCGCGTTCGGCAGCGGCATGGGCGCCACCGATATCGCGCTGGCCGCCGCAAGTGGCAAGACGTGGCTGAAGGTGCCCGACAGTGTCAAGGTCACCTTCACCGGCGAGCTGAGGAGCGGCGTGAGTGCCAAGGACGTCGCACTGGAAATGATCCGGCGGCTCGGCGCGGACGGCGCCACCTACCAGAGCATCGAGATGCACGCCGGAGACCGATTCACGCGGGGGGAACGCATGACCCTGGCGAATCTCTGCGTGGAAGCCGGCGCGAAGGCCGGACTGGTCGTGCCGGGCGGTGAGATTCTCACCGCCTACGGTTACGACGTGCCCGCCTGGGTGTACCCGGACGAGGGCGCCACCTACGTCCAGGCCATCGAGATCGATCTGACGGCCCTGAACCCCCGCATGAGTGCGCCCAGCGAGGTAGACAACGTTCATGACGTCGCGGACCTGCGCGAACAGCTGCGTGACACGCCCGTGGATCAGGTGTTCATCGGCACCTGCACGAACGGCCGCATTGAGGACCTGCACGAGGCCGCGAACGTGCTGCGCGGGCACCGCGTGGCCCCCGGTACGCGCCTGCTGGTGATTCCGGCCAGCAGCGAAGTGATGGAACAGGCCATGGCAGACGGCACGCTGCTCATCCTGCAGCGTGCCGGGGCGGTGCTGGGCACGCCCGGGTGCGGGCCGTGCATGGGGCGCCATCAGGGCGTGCTGGCCCCCGGGGAGGTGTGCGTGAGCACCAGCAACCGGAACTTCATCGGCCGTATGGGCGACAAGGACGCCCGGATCTACTTGGCGTCCCCCGCTGTGGCTGCGGCGACTGCCGTGATGGGCCGCGTGTCCCTCCCCGCAGACGTGGCGGCCCTCTGA
- a CDS encoding MIP/aquaporin family protein: MSGPASRPHHTPPPLGRALAAEALGTFVLTAARTGAARLAETGLLPEPAAHALPPGLVILTLIFTLGDVSGAHFNPAVTLAFALRRAFLWARALPYLAAQVGGAVLAAALLTTFMPLPTPTERLPAGGAALLEIACTCLLVTVVLSTAHRNDTLKPVMGMIVGSTVALDHFVSHPVAAVSMNPARSFGPALLAGHLSGSWPHLLAPLGGALLAVGLVTLLRGRANTQECEAAQGKASSA, encoded by the coding sequence ATGAGCGGACCGGCCTCCCGCCCGCACCACACGCCGCCTCCCCTGGGCCGCGCCCTGGCGGCCGAAGCGTTAGGCACCTTCGTCCTGACTGCGGCCCGCACAGGCGCCGCGCGCCTCGCCGAGACCGGCCTGCTGCCGGAACCCGCCGCGCACGCCCTCCCACCCGGCCTGGTGATCCTCACCCTGATCTTCACGCTGGGCGACGTCTCCGGCGCGCACTTCAACCCGGCCGTGACCCTCGCGTTCGCCCTGCGCCGCGCGTTCCTCTGGGCACGCGCCCTGCCCTACCTGGCCGCCCAGGTGGGCGGCGCCGTGCTCGCCGCAGCCCTGCTGACCACGTTCATGCCCCTGCCCACCCCCACGGAACGCCTTCCGGCCGGCGGCGCCGCCCTGCTGGAGATCGCGTGTACGTGCCTGCTGGTCACCGTGGTGCTCTCCACTGCGCACCGCAACGACACGCTCAAGCCCGTGATGGGCATGATCGTGGGGTCCACCGTGGCCCTGGATCACTTCGTCTCCCACCCGGTGGCGGCCGTAAGCATGAATCCTGCCAGAAGCTTCGGGCCGGCCCTGCTCGCAGGGCACCTCAGCGGCAGCTGGCCGCACCTGCTCGCCCCGTTGGGCGGCGCACTTCTCGCCGTCGGGCTCGTCACCCTGCTGCGCGGCCGCGCGAATACACAGGAGTGCGAGGCGGCCCAGGGCAAGGCCAGCAGCGCCTGA
- a CDS encoding B12-binding domain-containing radical SAM protein — MSYWRTTMKPLLDAETGTITKQAPIRVTLAFPNRYSVGMASLGYQVIYRMFNQEEGVACERAFLPDDVEAFERTSQALPTVESGRDAGDCELFALSVSFELDLTNIIRTLDVAGMRPLREERDETDPLVMIGGPFTSSNPYPLTPFADIIVIGDGEQIVPVVSEALREATSREDFYDLIDGMPGIFLPARHTHEPKWATAPKELLPAYSQIVTPHSELSNMFLVEAQRGCPRPCTFCLARTMYGPNRNNQAQELLDVIPDWVEKVGLVGAALSDFPHTKFVGRTLTDRGVKLGVSSIRADTVDAELAEILKAGGLRTFTVASDAPSERLRRWLKKGITTEDLIKTAHISRDLGFKGVKVYMMIGLGPETDDDITELISFTKDLAKINRIALGISPFVPKRHTPHFADPFAGVQTIEKRMKRIQKELRTTAELRNVSAKWAWVESVIARGGPEVGLAAYRIYRNESIGAWKKALEDVGWSDEFEANTPSIGLPPGQYESRDVSAHAQGLAI; from the coding sequence TTGAGTTACTGGCGCACTACCATGAAACCCCTGCTGGACGCTGAGACCGGCACCATCACCAAACAGGCCCCGATCCGCGTCACCCTCGCCTTCCCGAACCGGTACTCCGTGGGTATGGCGTCCCTGGGCTACCAGGTGATCTACCGCATGTTCAACCAGGAAGAGGGCGTCGCCTGCGAACGCGCCTTCCTGCCCGATGATGTCGAGGCGTTCGAACGCACCAGTCAGGCTCTGCCGACCGTGGAGAGCGGCCGGGACGCAGGCGACTGTGAACTGTTCGCTCTGAGCGTCTCATTCGAGCTCGATCTCACGAACATCATCCGCACGCTTGACGTTGCCGGCATGCGGCCCCTGCGCGAAGAACGCGACGAGACTGACCCGCTCGTCATGATCGGCGGCCCCTTCACCAGCAGCAACCCCTACCCGCTGACGCCCTTTGCGGACATCATCGTGATCGGGGACGGCGAGCAGATCGTTCCGGTTGTCAGCGAGGCGCTGCGCGAGGCGACGTCCCGCGAGGACTTCTACGACCTGATCGACGGCATGCCCGGCATCTTCCTGCCGGCCCGGCACACGCACGAACCGAAGTGGGCCACTGCCCCGAAGGAACTTCTGCCGGCGTACAGCCAGATCGTCACGCCGCACAGCGAACTGAGCAACATGTTCCTCGTCGAAGCGCAGCGCGGCTGCCCGCGGCCCTGCACGTTCTGCCTTGCGCGGACCATGTACGGCCCGAACCGCAACAACCAGGCGCAGGAACTGCTGGACGTGATTCCGGACTGGGTGGAGAAGGTCGGGCTGGTGGGCGCGGCGCTGAGTGACTTCCCGCACACGAAGTTCGTGGGCCGCACCCTCACGGACCGGGGCGTCAAGCTGGGGGTCAGCTCGATCCGTGCAGACACTGTGGACGCCGAACTGGCTGAGATTCTCAAGGCGGGCGGGCTGCGGACCTTCACGGTCGCCAGCGACGCGCCCAGCGAGCGCCTGCGCCGCTGGCTGAAAAAGGGCATCACCACCGAGGATCTGATCAAGACCGCGCACATCAGCCGCGACCTGGGGTTCAAGGGCGTGAAGGTGTACATGATGATCGGCCTGGGTCCGGAAACGGATGACGACATCACTGAACTGATCTCGTTCACGAAGGACCTGGCGAAGATCAACCGGATCGCGCTGGGGATCAGCCCGTTCGTGCCGAAACGGCACACGCCTCACTTCGCGGATCCCTTTGCGGGCGTGCAGACCATCGAGAAACGCATGAAGCGGATTCAGAAGGAGCTGCGCACCACCGCCGAGCTGCGGAACGTGTCTGCCAAATGGGCGTGGGTGGAGAGCGTGATTGCCCGCGGCGGGCCGGAGGTCGGCCTGGCCGCGTACCGCATCTACCGCAACGAGAGTATCGGCGCGTGGAAGAAAGCACTCGAGGACGTGGGCTGGAGTGACGAATTCGAGGCGAACACGCCCAGCATCGGCCTGCCGCCCGGTCAGTACGAAAGCCGCGACGTGAGCGCGCACGCACAGGGCCTCGCGATCTGA
- a CDS encoding class I SAM-dependent methyltransferase has product MSDLRTPLSNPDRFLGRAGAYAAARPGYPPELGTWLRNDGLLGAGVADIGAGTGLFTRLLLHEGATVTAVEPNPEMRTHLAAAFPDEQAAGRLTVQAGTSEATGLPGASVNLITAAQAAHWFDPPRTVLEFRRVLRPGGQVLLVWNDWRGADTPFNRVYGEVVRAFTEQDAPPLATRVPEDQLPGLLPGGFQTRLFEQRNALSRERLHALAGSVSYLPAPDAPAFPALQAELDLAFDHHAERGKVTLTYVTHAFLGRLD; this is encoded by the coding sequence ATGAGCGATCTCCGCACGCCCCTGTCGAACCCGGACCGCTTCCTGGGCCGCGCCGGTGCCTACGCCGCTGCGCGGCCCGGGTACCCGCCTGAACTCGGCACTTGGCTGAGGAACGACGGTCTGCTGGGCGCCGGTGTCGCAGACATCGGTGCCGGCACGGGCCTGTTCACCCGCCTGCTGCTCCATGAAGGGGCCACGGTCACTGCTGTGGAACCGAACCCGGAGATGCGCACGCACCTCGCCGCCGCGTTTCCAGACGAGCAGGCCGCCGGGCGCCTCACGGTGCAGGCCGGCACCTCGGAAGCCACCGGGTTGCCTGGCGCGAGCGTGAACCTGATCACGGCGGCGCAGGCGGCACACTGGTTCGATCCGCCCCGCACGGTCCTGGAGTTCCGGCGCGTCCTGCGGCCCGGCGGACAGGTGCTGCTGGTGTGGAACGACTGGCGCGGCGCGGACACGCCCTTCAACCGGGTGTATGGGGAGGTGGTCCGGGCGTTCACGGAGCAGGACGCCCCGCCCCTCGCGACCCGCGTCCCGGAAGATCAACTGCCGGGCCTCCTGCCTGGAGGGTTCCAGACGCGGCTGTTCGAGCAGCGCAACGCGCTCTCGCGGGAGCGCCTTCACGCCCTGGCAGGCAGCGTAAGTTACCTGCCTGCGCCGGACGCGCCGGCCTTCCCGGCCCTGCAGGCGGAACTGGACCTCGCCTTCGACCACCACGCCGAGAGGGGAAAGGTCACGCTGACGTACGTCACCCACGCCTTTCTGGGCCGATTGGACTGA